From a region of the Cygnus atratus isolate AKBS03 ecotype Queensland, Australia chromosome 3, CAtr_DNAZoo_HiC_assembly, whole genome shotgun sequence genome:
- the GPATCH11 gene encoding G patch domain-containing protein 11 isoform X2 has protein sequence MVRRVKEAIQKEEKQKEANERNRQKSVKEEEKERRDLVLKSALGNENKGFALLQKMGYKSGQALGKSGEGIVEPIPLNIKTGRSGLGHEEFKKRKAEEKLENYRQKLHMKKQANEQAADQFRVRFKNKQEERKMEGDLRKSQRACQQLDMQKDIDVPKETWYWLEPEEEDKKDEEDKDDECTSSDLSVSEKLQLLTAYLREEHFYCIWCGTTYEDSEDLSSNCPGDSAADHD, from the exons ATGGTGCGCCGGGTGAAAGAGGCtattcagaaggaagaaaagcaaaaagaagccAACGAGAGAAACAGACAGAAGAGCgtaaaagaagaagagaaagagcgGCGTGACTTGGTGTTGAAGAGTGCGTTGGGCAATGAGAACAAAggctttgctctgctgcagaagatgGGCTACAAGAGTGGCCAGGCCCTTGGCAAAAGTG gaGAAGGCATTGTTGAACCTATTCCTCTGAACATAAAAACAG GCAGAAGCGGGCTTGGTCATGAGGAATTTAAAAAGcgaaaagctgaagaaaaactagaaaactACAGACAAAAACTCCATatgaaaaaacaagcaaatgaacaaGCTGCAGATCAATTCAG AGTAAggttcaaaaacaaacaagaagaacGTAAGATGGAAGGAGACCTTCGAAAAAGCCAGAGGGCCTGCCAGCAATTAGATATGCAAAAA GATATTGATGTTCCCAAGGAGACTTGGTATTGGCTAGAGCCTGAAGAGGAAGACAAGAAGGATGAAGAAGACAAAGATGATGAATGCACAAGCTCAGACTTAAGT GTATCAGAAAAGCTACAACTCCTGACTGCATATTTAAGAGAAGAACACTTTTATTGCATTTGGTGTGGAACGACCTATGAAG ATTCTGAAGATTTGTCTTCAAATTGCCCTGGAGACAGTGCTGCAGATCATGACTAA
- the EIF2AK2 gene encoding interferon-induced, double-stranded RNA-activated protein kinase: MLEEKKLGGAKRAGPGQAGRTPGCAAEPSGSEPRAFVLRYCVKMERECMGKINSYCQKNKLQLDYVTVDRTGPSHDPEFKVVVKINNVEYGKGTAKSKKEARAVAAKNTWEMIEQEQNSLSNMQAPEQMMSPVTSPCGLAVDVRLSVDYVSRLNEYSQKTLQVINYNNTNRVGDAHEPTFYCSCTISGHVYGRGTGNSLGAAKQAAAKEAYEKLRELESLTTGSEKSITSSSASEPNSPGESVQSGGIHFKDSNADLVEKMRDMLPSEKASPLQRIGQNSAMKSTRKLAANFNNANNKEEKKMSDSNKSLPNTSEENEYTADERFLKDYKNIEPIGEGGFGNVFKATAKTDEITYAVKRVELKMKEKREVRGLAGLQHENIVRYYCSWEGLDYVTYPDSRQRSRTKRLCLFIQIEFCEQGTLEDWIENNRRNRKYHERAQNKFLQILEGVNYIHSKGLIHRDLKPQNIFISRDGKIKIGDFGLVTSVAYETLTENRGTKSYMAPEQVFDKYGKEVDIYALGLIWFEILSALASHHEKNMVWHDVRESKFPEDFTERFKTQVPIIRRMLSKDASKRPRASEILELLKSVDKDNSLKAHTQ, encoded by the exons atgctggaggaaaagaaactggGCGGTGCAAAgcgcgccgggccgggccaaGCGGGCCGCACTCCGGGCTGCGCAGCGGAGCCGAGCGGGTCGGAGCCCAG GGCCTTCGTACTCAGATACTGTGTCAAGATGGAACGAGAGTGTATGGGCAAGATCAACAGTTACTGtcaaaagaataaattacagCTTGATTATGTGACTGTGGACAGGACAGGCCCATCTCATGATCCTGA GTTCAAGGTTGTggttaaaataaacaatgtaGAATATGGCAAGGGCACTGCTAAATCTAAGAAGGAAGCAAGAGCAGTAGCAGCAAAAAACACATGGGAAATGATTGAACAAGAG caaAATAGTCTTTCAAATATGCAAGCTCCAGAACAAATGATGTCTCCAGTGACCTCACCATGTGGACTAGCTGTGGATGTGCGACTTTCAGTTGACTATGTCAGCCGATTAAATGAGTATTCACAAAAGACATTGCAAGTAATTAATTACAATAACACAAACCGTGTTGGAGATGCCCATGAGCCCAC GTTTTATTGTAGCTGCACAATTAGTGGTCACGTTTATGGCCGTGGTACTGGAAACTCTCTAGGTGCTGCAAAACAAGCCGCTGCAAAAGAAGCGTATGAGAAGCTACGTGAGCTTGAATCTCTAACA acaggaaGTGAAAAATCTATCACCAGTTCTTCAGCTAGTGAACCTAATTCCCCTGGAGAGTCAGTTCAGTCTGG GGGTATTCACTTTAAAGACTCAAATGCAGACTTGGTAGAAAAAATGAGAGACATGTTGCCATCTGAAAAGGCTTCACCTTTGCAG AGAATTGGACAAAATTCTGCCATGAAATCCACAAG AAAATTGGCAGCTAATTTCAATAATGCaaataacaaagaagaaaaaaagatgtcagaTTCAAACAAAAGCTTGCCAAATACCAGTGAGGAAAATGAATACACTGCGGATGAAAG atttcttAAGGACTATAAAAATATAGAGCCTATTGGTGAAGGTGGTTTTGGGAATGTTTtcaaagcaacagcaaagacTGACGAGATAACCTATGCAGTCAAGCGAGTTGAGCTTAAAAT gaaagaaaagcgTGAAGTACGTGGACTTGCAGGACTTCAACATGAAAACATAGTGCGGTATTATTGTAGCTGGGAAGGGCTTGACTATGTGACTTATCCAGACTCAAG GCAGAGGTCACGAACAAAACGCCTTTGCCTTTTCATCCAAATAGAATTCTGTGAACAAGGAACACTGGAAGATTGGATTGAAAATAATAGACGAAACCGAAAGTATCATGAGAGGgcacaaaacaaatttttacaAATACTGGAAGGAGTGAACTATATTCATTCCAAAGGGTTAATTCATCGAGATCTCAAG cCTCAGAATATATTCATATCGCGtgatggtaaaataaaaataggtgaCTTTGGTCTTGTGACTTCTGTGGCATATGAAACTCTGACTGAGAACCGAGGAACAAAATCATACATGGCACCAGAGCAG GTCTTTGACAAATATGGAAAGGAAGTAGATATTTATGCACTGGGATTAATTTGGTTTGAAATTCTTTCGGCATTGGCCAGTCATCATGAGAAAAATATG GTATGGCATGATGTAAGAGAAAGTAAATTTCCAGAGGACTTCACTGAGCGATTTAAAACACAG gTACCCATAATCAGAAGGATGCTTTCAAAGGACGCCTCAAAAAGGCCCCGTGCATCTGAAATACTTGAGCTTTTGAAGAGTGTTGATAAAGACAACTCACTTAAAGCTCATACTCAgtaa
- the GPATCH11 gene encoding G patch domain-containing protein 11 isoform X1, whose translation MGEDEEEDYMSDLFIKQDVRPGLPMVRRVKEAIQKEEKQKEANERNRQKSVKEEEKERRDLVLKSALGNENKGFALLQKMGYKSGQALGKSGEGIVEPIPLNIKTGRSGLGHEEFKKRKAEEKLENYRQKLHMKKQANEQAADQFRVRFKNKQEERKMEGDLRKSQRACQQLDMQKDIDVPKETWYWLEPEEEDKKDEEDKDDECTSSDLSVSEKLQLLTAYLREEHFYCIWCGTTYEDSEDLSSNCPGDSAADHD comes from the exons ATGGGggaggatgaagaggaagatTACATGTCTGACTTGTTTATTAA ACAGGATGTGAGGCCAGGCTTGCCCATGGTGCGCCGGGTGAAAGAGGCtattcagaaggaagaaaagcaaaaagaagccAACGAGAGAAACAGACAGAAGAGCgtaaaagaagaagagaaagagcgGCGTGACTTGGTGTTGAAGAGTGCGTTGGGCAATGAGAACAAAggctttgctctgctgcagaagatgGGCTACAAGAGTGGCCAGGCCCTTGGCAAAAGTG gaGAAGGCATTGTTGAACCTATTCCTCTGAACATAAAAACAG GCAGAAGCGGGCTTGGTCATGAGGAATTTAAAAAGcgaaaagctgaagaaaaactagaaaactACAGACAAAAACTCCATatgaaaaaacaagcaaatgaacaaGCTGCAGATCAATTCAG AGTAAggttcaaaaacaaacaagaagaacGTAAGATGGAAGGAGACCTTCGAAAAAGCCAGAGGGCCTGCCAGCAATTAGATATGCAAAAA GATATTGATGTTCCCAAGGAGACTTGGTATTGGCTAGAGCCTGAAGAGGAAGACAAGAAGGATGAAGAAGACAAAGATGATGAATGCACAAGCTCAGACTTAAGT GTATCAGAAAAGCTACAACTCCTGACTGCATATTTAAGAGAAGAACACTTTTATTGCATTTGGTGTGGAACGACCTATGAAG ATTCTGAAGATTTGTCTTCAAATTGCCCTGGAGACAGTGCTGCAGATCATGACTAA
- the GPATCH11 gene encoding G patch domain-containing protein 11 isoform X3, with protein sequence MGEDEEEDYMSDLFIKQDVRPGLPMVRRVKEAIQKEEKQKEANERNRQKSVKEEEKERRDLVLKSALGNENKGFALLQKMGYKSGQALGKSGEGIVEPIPLNIKTGRSGLGHEEFKKRKAEEKLENYRQKLHMKKQANEQAADQFRVRFKNKQEERKMEGDLRKSQRACQQLDMQKILKICLQIALETVLQIMTKAFLKKGVLDKYV encoded by the exons ATGGGggaggatgaagaggaagatTACATGTCTGACTTGTTTATTAA ACAGGATGTGAGGCCAGGCTTGCCCATGGTGCGCCGGGTGAAAGAGGCtattcagaaggaagaaaagcaaaaagaagccAACGAGAGAAACAGACAGAAGAGCgtaaaagaagaagagaaagagcgGCGTGACTTGGTGTTGAAGAGTGCGTTGGGCAATGAGAACAAAggctttgctctgctgcagaagatgGGCTACAAGAGTGGCCAGGCCCTTGGCAAAAGTG gaGAAGGCATTGTTGAACCTATTCCTCTGAACATAAAAACAG GCAGAAGCGGGCTTGGTCATGAGGAATTTAAAAAGcgaaaagctgaagaaaaactagaaaactACAGACAAAAACTCCATatgaaaaaacaagcaaatgaacaaGCTGCAGATCAATTCAG AGTAAggttcaaaaacaaacaagaagaacGTAAGATGGAAGGAGACCTTCGAAAAAGCCAGAGGGCCTGCCAGCAATTAGATATGCAAAAA ATTCTGAAGATTTGTCTTCAAATTGCCCTGGAGACAGTGCTGCAGATCATGACTAAAGCCTTTCTAAAGAAAGGAGTTCTAGATAAGTATGTATAG